In bacterium, the following proteins share a genomic window:
- a CDS encoding response regulator transcription factor, translating into MAMITKPRPSGRRHADTITGRERPSTRGGRSEAAGTMVESSQGSHDEVPNVPTQTRGKIRVLLADDHAIVREGVKMILTREPDIDVVGEAEDGLQAVEMAKALRPDVAVLDISMPGINGIEATRQIKAALPDVHTLALTMHADDTYVFQLLKAGGSGYVLKRAAATDLVQAIHAVRRGEAFLYPSVAKAVVADYLKRLETGEGRETYDGLTEREREILTLVAEGATNQEISQRLYISVKTVQTHRTHIMEKLNLHDRTMLVRYAIRKGLIEP; encoded by the coding sequence ATGGCGATGATCACGAAGCCGCGGCCGTCCGGCCGCCGGCACGCGGACACCATCACCGGCCGTGAACGCCCGTCGACGAGGGGCGGGCGGAGCGAGGCGGCGGGGACCATGGTAGAATCCAGTCAGGGATCGCACGACGAGGTGCCCAACGTGCCGACGCAGACCCGCGGCAAGATCCGCGTGCTCCTCGCGGACGATCATGCGATCGTTCGCGAGGGCGTGAAGATGATCCTGACGCGGGAGCCCGACATCGACGTGGTAGGCGAGGCCGAAGACGGACTGCAGGCCGTGGAAATGGCCAAAGCCCTCCGGCCAGACGTCGCCGTGCTCGACATCAGCATGCCGGGCATCAACGGGATCGAAGCGACCCGCCAGATCAAGGCGGCGCTGCCGGACGTCCACACCCTCGCGCTCACCATGCACGCCGACGACACGTACGTGTTCCAGCTGCTCAAGGCCGGCGGGTCCGGCTACGTCCTCAAGCGCGCCGCCGCGACCGATCTCGTCCAGGCGATTCACGCGGTGCGGCGCGGCGAAGCGTTCCTCTACCCCTCGGTCGCCAAGGCCGTCGTCGCCGACTACCTCAAGCGCCTGGAGACTGGCGAGGGCCGCGAGACGTACGACGGACTCACGGAGCGCGAGCGGGAGATCCTGACGCTGGTCGCCGAAGGCGCCACCAACCAGGAGATCTCGCAGCGACTGTACATCAGCGTGAAGACGGTCCAGACGCACCGCACGCACATCATGGAGAAGTTGAACCTGCACGACCGCACGATGCTCGTCCGCTACGCCATCCGCAAGGGCCTCATCGAACCGTAA
- a CDS encoding DUF202 domain-containing protein: MTGREDHGRTSDHLANERTLLAWIRTSISIVVFGFVVARFGIALRELLAASGKAVPSGRPVGSAYLGAAFVAIGVLFALGAWLQYARTRAAIERDDFRPTGRAGALLTIVVALFGATLIGYLLVTAASF, encoded by the coding sequence ATGACCGGACGCGAGGATCACGGGAGGACCAGCGACCATCTGGCCAACGAGCGCACGCTGCTGGCGTGGATCCGCACCAGCATTTCGATTGTCGTCTTCGGGTTTGTCGTCGCGCGATTCGGGATCGCGCTGCGCGAGCTGCTCGCGGCCTCCGGCAAAGCCGTCCCAAGCGGCCGGCCGGTAGGTTCCGCGTACCTCGGGGCGGCGTTTGTCGCGATCGGGGTGCTGTTCGCCCTCGGCGCCTGGCTTCAGTACGCCCGCACGCGCGCGGCGATCGAGCGCGACGACTTTCGGCCGACGGGCCGCGCCGGCGCCCTGCTGACGATCGTCGTGGCGCTGTTCGGCGCGACCCTGATCGGTTATCTGCTCGTCACGGCCGCCTCGTTCTGA
- a CDS encoding universal stress protein produces MNTPVTGPIVLAPTDLSQASVGATTFAADLAQNMKGTLVLLKVVLPREVEDGLAQGKFVDQQIDEGRAYLRWWLTTFVPADARQRIQVRELVAVGHPQDEIPAVAESLHATMIVMATHARSGFRRAVLGSVAEAVLRRAPCPVVMLRGAGQTWATARPEAVPVGAAIA; encoded by the coding sequence ATGAACACACCGGTGACAGGGCCAATTGTGCTCGCCCCGACCGACCTGTCGCAGGCCTCGGTCGGCGCGACGACGTTCGCGGCGGACCTCGCCCAGAATATGAAGGGTACCCTCGTATTGCTCAAAGTCGTCCTTCCCCGGGAGGTCGAGGACGGGCTGGCGCAGGGGAAGTTCGTCGACCAGCAGATCGATGAGGGCCGGGCGTACCTTCGCTGGTGGCTCACGACCTTCGTGCCTGCGGACGCGCGGCAGAGGATACAGGTGCGGGAGCTGGTGGCCGTCGGGCACCCTCAGGATGAGATTCCCGCGGTGGCCGAATCGCTGCACGCGACGATGATCGTGATGGCGACGCACGCGCGCAGCGGCTTCCGCCGGGCGGTGCTCGGCAGCGTGGCCGAGGCGGTGCTTCGCCGGGCGCCGTGCCCCGTCGTCATGCTCCGCGGCGCGGGGCAGACGTGGGCGACGGCGCGCCCCGAGGCGGTGCCGGTCGGCGCCGCGATCGCGTAG
- a CDS encoding CBS domain-containing protein — MRARELMSTPVVTIHPEASVKEVAELLVARGVSGIPVVDRAGSLVGIVSESDFMEKLEGTMEDETETGLPRLLTVVAKVVDGTRKAGARSVADLMTTRVVSAGPEVSVQDLVHLMITYDINRIPIVETGRLVGIVTRADILRTLVRPDAAITTDLRWRIAHELWIDPEALEITTRNGVVTIAGTVDTHADAELVRRWALKTEGVVGVDDRGLRYAIDDRRIPVHTDTLR, encoded by the coding sequence ATGCGCGCACGCGAGTTGATGAGCACGCCGGTCGTCACCATCCACCCCGAGGCGTCGGTCAAGGAGGTCGCGGAACTCTTGGTCGCCCGCGGCGTCAGCGGGATACCCGTCGTCGACCGTGCGGGGTCGCTCGTCGGGATCGTCTCCGAGTCGGACTTCATGGAGAAGCTCGAAGGGACGATGGAAGACGAGACCGAGACCGGCCTGCCCCGCCTGCTCACGGTTGTGGCCAAGGTGGTGGACGGCACGCGCAAGGCCGGGGCGCGGTCGGTGGCGGATCTGATGACGACCCGCGTCGTCAGCGCCGGGCCCGAGGTGAGCGTCCAGGACCTGGTGCATCTCATGATCACCTACGACATCAACCGCATCCCGATCGTCGAGACGGGCCGGCTGGTCGGCATCGTCACCCGGGCGGACATTCTGCGCACGCTGGTACGCCCGGATGCCGCCATCACGACCGATCTGCGCTGGCGCATCGCGCACGAACTCTGGATCGACCCGGAGGCCCTGGAGATCACGACCCGCAACGGCGTCGTCACGATCGCCGGGACCGTGGACACCCACGCCGACGCGGAACTCGTGCGGCGGTGGGCCCTAAAGACCGAGGGGGTCGTCGGGGTCGACGATCGCGGGCTCCGCTACGCGATCGACGACCGCCGGATCCCGGTCCACACCGACACCCTGCGCTAA